Below is a window of Gopherus evgoodei ecotype Sinaloan lineage chromosome 21, rGopEvg1_v1.p, whole genome shotgun sequence DNA.
ttaaagtctcccatgagaaccagggcctgcgatctagtaagttctgctagttgccggaagaaagcctagtccacctcatccccctggtctggtggtctatagcagattccCCCACAACATCagccttgttgctcacacttctaaacttaatccagagactctcaggtttttatGCAGTTTCAtaacagagctctgagcagtcatactggtCTCTTACGTACCATGCAACTCCCTCACCTTTTCtgctctgcctgtccttcctgaacactTTATATCCATctatgacagtgctccagtcatctgagttatcccaccaagtctctgttattccaatcacatcatagttccttcactgtgccaggacttccagttctccctgcttgtttcccatgcttcttgcatttgtgtataggcactttagataactcgctgatcatcccactttctcagtatgaaacAGGAGTCCTCCACAAATGTTTTCCGGGCAGGCCAGAAATTTTTATATTGACTGAGCTCTAATTCAGACCCTGGTGGATGCCCCCACCCATGAACATGTACACTCCTAATTCAGATGAGATATTGCACTACTGCAGATAGCCCTCTCTGAGGTAGTCTGGTGACCAGGCTATGCAGTGGCTGTCTCAAGGCtagggattttcaaaactgaactAAATCATGGTAAATAAATGAGGTAAATAAAAACTTGTCATCAAAAtttttcagagggaaaaaaacatcaCCTCCTGTTCAGCTCTTTGAATTAATCAGAGTGAAGCCTGCATagccactgttttgtttttttaattagggcTGGCCCACAAGTAATATATAGTAGGGAGTACACAGGAGACCTCCACACCACCAGGGGCACTACATAACCCATATTGTGGAACTTGGGGAGGGCCGTGATCTCACCCTCATGTCTATTCTTTTCCAGGTGAAACTCAGCAGCCTGCTCAGGAGGGAAGTGCATGGAGACCCTCCAAAGCAGAGGTCTAGGGGGCACATCTGAGCACTGTCTGAAAAGGAAATCTGCCTTCCCATACACTAAGCTGGTGCACTGCTTTCTAGCACAGGTATATTTAAGTAATACTGGCCCATCACAGCTGTGCCTTGTAAAGCCAAGAGTCTGCAATTtattcagccccctcccctgtgatgGTAAATGACTTTATCTCCATTGCACagctgggtaaactgaggcacagaccagGAAAGTGACCTAGCTAAGGACACACAGCCACGAGTGCTCATCATTGACAAGTGGCTTATATGTAGGCTTGAAAGCATATAAGCctacatgtttattttttatattcatcAATTCAGATGTCCACAGCTGTGCACATATATAATGTTtgagcattttttaatttttgcattgGTTTAAATATTCAGTCGCAGGGGGCTTTTCACTGCAAGAGGGGACACTTAGGTTAGATAGGAAGAAAACATTCTGACTATAAGGGTAGTGAAGCCCTGGAACAggattccaagggaggttgtggaatttccatcactggAGTCTTTTAAGATCAccttggacaaacacctgtcagggatggtctatgttTGTTTGCTCCTGCCTCAGTGGATGTGAGCAGATGACCTCTCAGGATCTCTTCCGGtttgacatttctatgattctatgaaattatgGTGGGACCCACAATAATTTTGTATTGACAGTAGATGCAGAGATTCAAAAATtgtataactgttaaaacactcCTTGTCAACATCACGTCAAAATATAGAAAGTAAATATCTTTCAATCAAACACAaataagttttcaagcagcattttcctgaCTTTGCTGATCTTTAAATTGCGATTATTGTCAATTTAGATATCTGTaggtcagtttgtgtgtgtatacagtaAAACAGACATTTAACGAAACAATAAAAATCCAATCCTTCCCAGCCTGATTACATGAACTGAACTGCTGCACTTCTGGCCACTCCTTTGGTGGCAAAGGGCTAACAACACAATCAGCATTTTGGGATCTTGCTCGCTCATGCCAATATCAATCCAGAGTAGCTCTCACACATCAAACATAAGTCTTTGTTTTCAAGGCCCTCTGTGGCCTTTCTTCACCAAACTGACCATCTCTCATTCACGGTCAGGAGGTTGACTCCCTCTTCTGATTGGCCCACCATGCCTGCCTCCATaacccacttgttacattttcattcTTCCCCCCTTGCTGCCCCTCATGCTGGGAGGAGCTCCCCACAAGTATCCATAAACCTACCACATTAGCCTACCCTCCATCCCCAAACACTCATTGAAATCAGtccctaactcccttaggcttctttgaaaatctcagcattaAATATGCTTCATATTTGGTAAGAGAAAGTTGCATGTTCCAGTAGAGGTATTTCCTGATCTTATATCACAATTCATTGCTCTTAAACctctttttcctctgttttatgaTCTTTTCTGCCTTTGGCTTCTTCTTATGCTGCTTAttccccttctctttctcctccttcctcccattccttcacctcctcctcctccctcttctgcctttctttttttctattagtgcttccttttcttttttcatcttCATTTCCTTTGTTCCCCCTCTGTAGCTCCCtcaccttctccctcttccccatcctTTCCACCCTTATCTCCACAGCTGTGAAAGGATGAAGACATGGAAGCCAACGACCGTAGCGTGGTAAAGGCCTTCATCATCCTGGGCTTCTCCAGCATGCCACATCTCCAGGCCTTGTCCTTCATCTTGATCCTGGCTACCTATGTCCTGACACTGACTGCCAATCTGGTCATTATTTCAGTGGTGAAGGCCAAACAACACCTGCACCGCCCCATGTATTATTTCCTGTGCAGCTTCTCCTTTCTGGAGATCTTATTTACCACCTCCACTGCGCCCAAGATGCTGGAGAGCTTAGTGGAAGTTAGGAGCACTATCTCTGTGGCTGGCTGCATAGCCCAGCTCTATCTTTTCTTCGCCCTGGGCTCCACCCAGTGTTTCCTCCTGGCCATCATGACCTATGACCGCAACTTGGCCATCTGTCACCCTCTGCGGTACCCGGCCATCATGACCATGTGGATCTGCACCCGACTGATAGGGATGGTCTTGCAGGGTGGCTTCCTAGCCCCCTTGCTGCCCATTATCTTCATCTCCCAGCTCTCATTCTGTGGGCCTGAGGAAATCCAACACTACTTCTTGGATGCGGGGCCCTTGCTGAGGCTAGCATCAAGCTGAATGTGCTGACATGTAATACAGCACTTCACCTTCCTCTCAATATCTTTATTGATCCCTCGTCACGAGACATGACTCTGAGTGGCCTTCATTCATACAATGCCAAAATGTCTTTCTTGCAGAGCTTCCAAAACCTGAAATTGGAGGGTGTAATGGTGTTGGGTCTCACCaccgcagtgcctcctgctggttgtccttgggaattagctcagtccagtggagcGCCCTCTCTTGGTGGTGTCCCACCCATTGTCTCACCCTTGGTTGGCATCTGAGCCCACATCACTCTCCAGCTCACGGCGTCCTCTTCCAGaccactgccctctggcagtgccccttagtccatccaCACCCCCTTCCGAGGAGGTGTCAATCAGATgtctctctgtgccccagccAATGTGGGCAACTGCACCCCCAAAGTCACAGCcctcttggcagggggttggtgcaGCCCTAGATGGCCACTCCCGTCAGCTAAATGTAAggcaagggagaaggggtgggggacccaggcccgcccactACTCTGAGTCCCAACCTAGGGACACTCTAGTGGCAGCCACgctaccctccttctctccctccatctgtccatgcccctgggccgcttccccttcagcacctcgcACCGGCTagcccttcccctcagggcctgAAGCCTGGCAGACACCAGGATGGAGTTCCCTTCTGCTCCTCCgggcctgcccagcactgtgctgtcccaggtgctagtctcccagctctggagacagaccttcccctctcaaaggcctgggacagactgcctctcctctccctgagCAGCCTTTTTATAGaactgagcctggccctgattggctccctccaatctgggccctgactggctccCAATAAGTCCTTCTTCAATTGGCTGCCCATCTATGCAGGCGCACTGGCCTGCTGCAGTCTAAATtttcagggagtggggcagttgcCCCATTACAGAGGGATTATAGATTGATCATTCACATCCCCATAAAATGCAACCACGATTCACAGATAATTCAGACTGATGTGACACAAATTGTGCAAACTGGGGATTCGTTGGATCCCACACTGTACCCTGTAATGCCACTCTCTTCACAATAGAAAGTACATCatactgagattttttttgtcaatGTCTGTGCTAGTGATGGGTAAAATATCCATCAAATTCAGATAGAACACTTTGTCTGAACTTTCTTCTGGTTGATGAGAACTTGGACATGGCAGATGCAACAGTCCATCAGCATTGTTGTGCTGAGTCCCTTTTGGAAACTGAATAGCATAATAATGAGCTGAAAGTAACTATGCCCATCTTTGCATACGAGCAGCAGCTAATGACAGAAACCCaagttttggtcaaaaaattcaccaatgtgatgcagctatgaaaaaaggctaatgcagtcctaggatgcatcaggagagagATTTCCAGTAAAGACAGGAAAGTATTAGTATATTATACAAGGCACAGAtcaaacctcatctggaatactgagcgattctggtctcccatgtttgggaaagatgaattcaaactggaacaggtgcagagaagggctactaggatgatgtgagggatggaaaacctaccttgtgagaggagactcaaagagcttggcttgtttagccaaaTGGAAAGaggactgaggggagatatgattgctctctataaatacatcagaaggaaattagttatttaagttaagtgccaatgtggacacaagaacaaatggatataaactggttaTCAACAAGTTTAGACtagaaattagacgaaggtttctaaccatcagaggagtgaagttctggaacagcctttcaagcgGAGCAGTTGGGGCAAAAAAACTAACTGACCACcttatttggagtcaggaaggaattttcaccaGGTCaaactggcagagaccctgggggtttCCACCTTCTTCTGCATCATGGcgtacaggtcacttgctggtttaaactagtctaaatggtgaattctctggaacttgaagtctttaaatcattattcgaggtcttcagtaactcagctggaAGCTAGGGGTCTTTGAGAGGAGTgcatgggtgaggttctgtggcctgcaatgtgaaggaggtcagaccagatgatcataatggtcccttctggcattataGTTTATTAAACTATGAGGCCCatagaggtatttaggtgcctgaaaaaGCAGCTAGGTGTCCAGAGAGATATTCAAAAGTGCCCAAGCCCCTAACTCCAACTTGCATGCCTTTAAATCTGGGCCTTATGCTCCTAAATCAAATAGGTGCTTCTGTAAATTGCACTTGTTAGCCTCAAGTTTCCCAAGCCATTACAAAGTCCTGAGgtgagctgcagctgcagctgccatgatacaaacaataaattataataaaatatagcTGTTTGGCTCAATCTGCCACGatctcagtgattttcccagtgACCATTCCTGCCCAGCAATTCTCAGCTGCTAGATCAGTTGCAGAGCTTCTCAAGGGGCTTTCCTGGTACTTGTGTACATTGAAAACATGGTGAAAGACCCAGCCCGATTCAGATCGCAGGCAGTGCACAAGGGGATGGTGGTTTCACACTTAATTCAATTACGGGTTCTGGCCAGGGATGCCGGACCCACAGTGAGAGGTTTATTAGATGTGAAATGACAAGCGAAGGGAGTATCAGTCATTGCAGTTACAGAGACATCAAAGATGCTCCCAGCTTTGTCTCTGGGATGCCCAGCTGGTAAGAACCCCATTCATCTAGTCTAATTAGACCTCACAGGACATGCACAGCAACACCCTTCCTTGCCATGGCTTCCTACTGTAATTAGCAAGAACGCAATTATTAACCAGGCTCTAACAAGTCCCTGTAGACCCAGTGCACTGACTGGGCTTAGGGCCAAGAATATCCTTCACATAATGAAACACCCAGAAAAAAAACTGGCTTTTGATTTTATTCTTTCACAGCTTGGTTTCCAAATAACAAGAGACAGCAGAGAGATTAATCTCTGTTAGCATGCCTCCTTAATACACTAGGTGAAAGCAAGGGGAATAATCACAATACAAGCATAAGCCTATTgtctttattattaataaattggCCACATAttacaacaatcgtttagtttTATAGTCTTATTGTTGCCAAGTTTGTGAGTATTGATGATGATCAGAAATTGGCCTATGTTCATATGCCTATTTTCATATAGCGATAATAATAATTGGGATTGTGCTGTCTCTGCACAagggatggaattttcaaaaggacctaagggagttaggcactttaCTCCATAGTGCTGCATTAGGATTTGGGTGTTTTAACAGCTTGGGGAATTTCACCCAAAGTGATATCAAATGCATGTATTAGACAAAGTTACTCAGTTGAAGAAAAGACAATTTTCCTCTTAACTCTTTCCATTCTACCAATCTTAGGCATCTGTCTGACAGCTATAATAGTTTATATTTAGGTTCAGAATGATCTGAATTTTATTAGTAAAAGTGAATTtcaccacatac
It encodes the following:
- the LOC115638391 gene encoding olfactory receptor 6N2-like, with translation MEANDRSVVKAFIILGFSSMPHLQALSFILILATYVLTLTANLVIISVVKAKQHLHRPMYYFLCSFSFLEILFTTSTAPKMLESLVEVRSTISVAGCIAQLYLFFALGSTQCFLLAIMTYDRNLAICHPLRYPAIMTMWICTRLIGMVLQGGFLAPLLPIIFISQLSFCGPEEIQHYFLDAGPLLRLASS